A single region of the Lotus japonicus ecotype B-129 chromosome 4, LjGifu_v1.2 genome encodes:
- the LOC130713492 gene encoding uncharacterized protein LOC130713492 codes for MVASLDSFLFSLTRAFCSPFAVFIQIQGCVICLLLALGWALAAYVRNREIKQMKAEMKNGNSLSFLYHDINELEHFNQVNLPRVTVVMPLKGFGEHNLHNWRSQITSLYGGPLEFLFVIESTEDPAYHAISRLVSEFQDDVDAKIVVAGLSTTCSQKIHNQMVGVETMHKDSKYVLFLDDDVRLHPGSIGALTREMEKNPEIFIQTGYPLDLPSGSLGSYCIYEYHMPCSMGFATGGKTFFLWGGCMMMHADDFRQNRYGVVSGLKDGGYSDDMTLAAISGAQKRLITSPPVAVFPHPLASDLNFGRYWNYLRKQTFVLESYISTVNWIMNRALFTVHCYLSWGFVAPYVMALIHVAAALRFYSKEYSLEEMTYTSGGLSLVALLAVCTLVELLSMWNLTRIEVQLCNMLSPEAPQLSLASYNWGLVFVALIVDNFLYPVSAFRSHLSQSINWSGIRYYLKDGKIFKIERTQGSKDMPPVFTDLGGKHLYGKKGMPTRGSFLSSLSRTLAQWHQPKKFDN; via the exons ATGGTGGCTTCATTGGATTCGTTCCTCTTCTCTCTGACCAGAGCCTTTTGCAGTCCCTTCGCCGTTTTCATTCAGATCCAG GGATGTGTGATTTGCTTATTACTTGCTCTTGGGTGGGCTCTTGCTGCTTATGTCAG GAACAGAGAAATAAAACAAATGAAGGCTGAGATGAAGAATGGCAATAGCCTTTCTTTCCTTTATCATGACATTAATGAACTGGAGCACTTCAATCAGGTCAATCTTCCAAGAGTAACGGTAGTTATGCCCCTAAAAGGGTTTGGAGAACACAATCTCCATAATTGGAGAAGTCAG ATAACATCTCTTTATGGTGGCCCTCTAGAATTTCTTTTTGTGATAGAAAGCACAGAGGATCCTGCTTACCATGCTATATCACGACTAGTATCAGAATTTCAG GATGATGTTGATGCTAAGATTGTTGTAGCTGGTTTGTCGACAACTTGTAGTCAAAAAATTCACAATCAAATG GTTGGAGTGGAGACAATGCATAAAGACAGTAAGTATGTGTTGTTTTTGGATGATGATGTTAGGTTGCATCCTGGATCAATTGGAGCGCTCACTCGTGAGATGGAAAAGAACCCTGAG ATATTTATTCAAACTGGATACCCTCTTGATCTGCCATCTGGAAGTCTAGGGAGTTACTGCATCTATGAATACCATATG CCGTGTTCAATGGGCTTCGCCACTGGTGGAAAAACGTTCTTTCTTTGGGGAGGGTGCATGATG ATGCATGCTGATGACTTTAGGCAAAATCGCTATGGTGTAGTCTCAGGACTTAAAGATGGTGGATATTCTGATGATATGACTCTTGCAGCCATATCTG GGGCTCAAAAAAGGCTTATTACTTCTCCCCCAGTTGCTGTCTTTCCTCATCCCCTTGCAAGTGATCTTAATTTTGGAAG ATACTGGAATTACCTGAGGAAACAAACATTTGTGTTGGAGTCATATATATCAACAGTTAACTGGATAATGAACCGTGCATTGTTTACGGTACACTGCTATTTGTCATGGGGATTTGTAGCACCATATGTTATGGCATTGATTCATGTTGCGGCAGCATTAAGATTTTACAGTAAGGAGTACTCACTTGAAGAAATGACCTACACTTCTGGTG GGTTATCACTAGTGGCCCTCCTGGCCGTATGTACTCTTGTCGAGCTTCTTTCAATGTGGAACTTGACAAGGATAGAAGTTCAATTGTGCAACATGTTGTCTCCAGAGGCACCACAACTTTCTCTTGCTTCCTATAATTGGGGTCTT GTTTTCGTTGCACTGATTGTGGATAACTTTCTATACCCTGTATCTGCGTTTCGCTCTCATTTGTCCCAATCTATCAACTGGTCTGGTATTCGGTACTATTTGAAAGATGGAAAGATTTTTAAG ATTGAAAGAACTCAGGGAAGCAAGGACATGCCTCCAGTTTTCACAGACTTGGGAGGAAAACATTTATATGGAAAGAAAGGGATGCCCACAAGAGGTTCATTCCTCAGTTCATTGTCTAGAACTCTGGCACAATGGCATCAGCCAAAGAAATTTGATAACTAG